The following coding sequences lie in one Haematobia irritans isolate KBUSLIRL chromosome 3, ASM5000362v1, whole genome shotgun sequence genomic window:
- the LOC142229632 gene encoding glucose dehydrogenase [FAD, quinone]-like, translating into MFKPQLVLALVAFCGLFVGLTWSQDRNVILETLDFLRRGQEDVELENYDNQVQMEGEYDFIVVGAGTAGCTLAARLSENPKWKVLLLEAGGPERLIMDVPIVAHFLQLGEMNWKYRTQPSDKACLAMNNNRCNWPRGKVMGGSSVLNYMMYTRGNRRDYDRWEELGNEGWGFDDVLPYFKKYEGSSVPDADPDMVGRQGPVKISYVNWRSDIANAFVEAAQQDGLKYRDYNGHIQTGVAYLHTTTRNSTRWSSNRSYLYPLKGKRPNLHVKKNALVTKILIDPQTKTAFGVLVSTDGHEHKIMARREVIVSAGAINTPQLLMLSGVGPAKHLKEFGIKALADLAVGFNLQDHTAPAVTFTTNATSLHFEDFAQPNWLNRFNRQEGPYGSPGGCEAIAFWDLDHPELEDGWPDVELFLVGGSMSSNPAISRGFGLKKSIYDNMFAEIEERNLNAFMIFPMILRPKSRGRIMLKSTDPFKYPLIYANYFTHPYDVDISVRGLLKAISLMNQQGFKKIDAKMWDKRIPTCGKYEFASYAYWECYVKHFTFTIYHYSGTAKMGPKSDRAAVVDPRLRVYGIKNLRVADASIMPEIMSGHPNGPVFMIAEKAADMIKQDHGFKQ; encoded by the coding sequence ATGTTCAAACCTCAATTGGTGTTGGCCTTAGTGGCATTTTGTGGACTTTTTGTAGGCCTTACATGGTCCCAAGATCGTAATGTGATTTTGGAAACTTTGGACTTTCTGCGACGCGGTCAAGAAGATGTGGAATTAGAAAACTATGACAATCAAGTGCAAATGGAAGGTGAATACGATTTCATAGTGGTGGGAGCTGGTACTGCAGGTTGTACACTTGCTGCCCGCCTCTCGGAAAATCCCAAATGGAAAGTTCTATTGCTAGAAGCTGGTGGCCCCGAACGCCTCATAATGGATGTCCCAATTGTGGCTCATTTCTTGCAATTGGGTGAAATGAATTGGAAATATCGTACTCAGCCCTCCGACAAGGCCTGTCTGGCCATGAATAACAATCGCTGTAATTGGCCCAGAGGCAAAGTCATGGGAGGCTCCTCGGTCTTGAATTATATGATGTATACCCGTGGTAATCGTCGTGATTATGATCGCTGGGAAGAGTTGGGCAATGAAGGTTGGGGTTTCGATGATGTCTTGCCCTATTTCAAGAAATACGAAGGTTCCAGTGTTCCCGATGCCGATCCCGATATGGTGGGCCGTCAAGGTCCTGTCAAAATCTCCTATGTGAATTGGCGCTCGGACATAGCCAATGCCTTTGTGGAGGCTGCCCAACAGGATGGTCTGAAATATCGTGACTACAATGGCCATATTCAAACAGGTGTAGCCTATTTGCATACCACCACTCGCAATTCCACCCGTTGGAGTTCCAATCGTTCATATCTGTATCCCTTGAAGGGAAAACGCCCCAACTTACATGTCAAGAAAAATGCTTTGGTAACCAAAATATTGATTGATCCCCAAACGAAGACAGCCTTTGGTGTTTTGGTTAGTACCGATGGTCATGAACATAAGATTATGGCCCGCCGTGAGGTTATTGTATCGGCAGGAGCCATTAATACTCCCCAATTGCTGATGTTGTCTGGTGTGGGTCCTGCCAAACATTTGAAGGAGTTTGGCATTAAAGCTTTGGCAGATTTAGCTGTGGGTTTCAACCTCCAGGATCATACAGCGCCAGCCGTTACCTTTACCACCAATGCCACCTCCCTGCATTTCGAAGATTTCGCCCAACCCAATTGGCTAAATAGATTCAATCGTCAAGAAGGTCCCTATGGATCGCCTGGAGGCTGTGAGGCCATTGCCTTCTGGGATTTGGATcatcccgaattggaagatggtTGGCCAGATGTTGAATTGTTCTTGGTTGGTGGCTCCATGTCCTCAAATCCCGCCATTTCCCGTGGTTTCGGTTTGAAGAAGAGCATCTATGACAATATGTTTGCCGAAATCGAAGAACGCAATCTCAATGCCTTTATGATCTTCCCCATGATCTTGAGACCCAAGAGTAGAGGTCGTATTATGCTTAAATCTACCGATCCCTTCAAATATCCTTTGATCTATGCCAATTACTTTACCCATCCCTATGATGTGGACATATCGGTAAGGGGTCTCCTCAAGGCCATCAGTCTAATGAACCAGCAAGGTTTCAAGAAAATCGATGCCAAAATGTGGGATAAACGTATACCCACCTGTGGCAAATATGAATTTGCCTCCTATGCCTATTGGGAATGCTATGTGAAACATTTCACCTTTACCATTTACCATTATTCGGGTACTGCCAAAATGGGTCCCAAATCGGATAGAGCAGCTGTGGTGGATCCTCGTCTCAGGGTCTATGGCATTAAGAATTTACGTGTAGCCGATGCCAGTATAATGCCTGAAATTATGTCTGGCCATCCCAATGGTCCGGTCTTTATGATAGCCGAGAAAGCAGCCGATATGATTAAACAGGATCATGGTTTCAAACAATGA